Proteins encoded within one genomic window of Halobacteroides halobius DSM 5150:
- a CDS encoding BTAD domain-containing putative transcriptional regulator: protein MKIVLKSNFIQPKVKDQVWIKQDLLYKYKSINDYNLMVIKGRLGAGKTTSLSYFLEQNYEEKIYWYSINDKNEDKIKFWRSIIEAFRFNDLEIKEATTDLVSKLTAGKLKVKEVINRLLDTLRAKLNGDAILVIDNFHVLNNKPSLLNTLSYFIEQMSKDLHCVIISRLKVDLPKLPYWKIKKKAILIEDKDFLLNQEQIKALFLNQYQLNLGPSQIKKINELSQGWPLVIDLIAKKMKAGISLEEIITNQENFQLLFNYLRVEFLDKLALDVPNSKEFLLKTSLLKDIKVDICDKLLKINNSSQLLEELIDKTGLITKEKSNYQYHPILHNCLQQEAKEVYDFNQIYNKLKKISYQTNSFEQLVYYIINNDSKDKIIELVLDQGENWLTSNKYKLMDESLSYLPKESFFEYPRLFIYQGDLYFYQLKVHSALDCYQQAEDLLVTPEDLISLWLKIAKLYAWANSNKLFIYLKKIRDYKAELSLKEKRELSYLKIIAKMIRGEFKKANSLLESYVLADSIYLELKANLSFMQGNLTKARRLADKLANNQLADYLLYNTIFLPVFNNLFTGEVYQAQEYIWNELNENIPLMETFINYYLLQTEELLQIEDSDKYKKEYTRFFRQIESCPFSASWYRMELLSRLAHTATFIGDYKTGINYFKQGLKLIKQREDNLYEAIFKKGLGLNYYYNGKEKEGISLLQQARNIFNKINNNFNLVVTELLLALIYYKQDQRKEFKEHIKLSLQVARENNYDYLFLKPTIEGIRDPNKIVPLLTTATSLKIEAEYVNKLLNKLEINRADSHPGYSLKVRALGEFKLYCGQKEVAPQEWKRKKARELFELLLVKRNKFIARDRICELLWPNKALKTAKQNFYVALNRLNKILEPNRTKGEAPFFVIKNDSSYKLNTAITYFYDVELFEELITRGKNSNTESVKINYYKQALKLYQGQFLEHNLYARWTIRERERLENLFLDIAAKLIEYYYQKEGYKTVIELANKILQIDNYFEKAYLYKVKSYIQLRRRDLAIKTYLECKKILKQELGVEPNSKLQKHYQIISV, encoded by the coding sequence ATGAAAATAGTACTTAAGTCAAATTTTATTCAACCTAAAGTTAAAGATCAAGTTTGGATCAAGCAAGATCTGCTTTATAAATATAAGAGTATTAATGATTATAATTTGATGGTTATTAAAGGAAGATTAGGAGCAGGAAAAACGACTAGTTTATCATATTTTTTAGAGCAAAATTATGAAGAGAAGATTTATTGGTATAGTATTAATGATAAAAATGAAGATAAAATTAAATTTTGGCGGAGTATAATTGAAGCCTTTAGATTTAATGATTTAGAAATTAAAGAAGCAACGACTGATTTGGTTTCTAAATTAACAGCAGGTAAGCTAAAGGTTAAAGAAGTTATAAATAGATTGCTTGATACTTTACGGGCCAAGCTAAATGGTGATGCTATATTAGTTATTGATAACTTTCATGTGCTTAATAATAAGCCATCTTTGCTAAATACATTAAGTTATTTTATTGAACAGATGTCTAAAGATCTACATTGTGTAATTATTAGTAGACTTAAAGTTGATTTACCTAAGTTACCGTACTGGAAGATAAAAAAGAAAGCAATATTGATTGAAGATAAAGATTTTTTATTGAATCAAGAGCAGATCAAAGCTCTATTTTTAAATCAATATCAGCTTAATCTTGGCCCATCACAAATAAAAAAGATAAATGAGCTTAGTCAAGGTTGGCCCTTAGTAATAGATTTAATTGCTAAAAAGATGAAGGCAGGAATTAGTTTAGAAGAGATAATTACTAACCAAGAAAATTTCCAGCTGTTATTTAATTATTTAAGGGTAGAATTTTTAGATAAATTGGCTTTGGATGTACCTAATTCAAAAGAGTTTTTACTTAAAACTTCTTTATTAAAGGATATTAAAGTAGATATCTGTGATAAATTATTAAAGATCAATAATAGTAGCCAGTTGTTAGAAGAACTGATAGATAAGACTGGTTTAATTACGAAAGAAAAAAGTAATTATCAGTATCATCCTATTTTACATAATTGTTTACAACAAGAGGCAAAAGAAGTATATGATTTTAATCAAATTTATAACAAGTTAAAAAAGATATCTTATCAGACTAACTCTTTTGAACAATTAGTTTATTATATTATAAATAATGATAGCAAGGATAAGATTATAGAATTAGTTTTAGACCAGGGGGAAAATTGGTTAACAAGTAATAAATATAAATTAATGGATGAGAGCTTATCATATTTGCCAAAAGAAAGTTTTTTTGAGTATCCCAGATTGTTTATTTATCAGGGGGATTTATATTTTTATCAATTAAAGGTTCATTCTGCTTTGGATTGTTATCAACAGGCAGAAGACTTATTGGTTACCCCAGAGGATTTAATTTCTCTATGGCTAAAAATAGCTAAACTTTATGCCTGGGCTAATTCCAATAAATTATTTATTTATCTTAAAAAAATAAGAGACTATAAAGCAGAGCTTTCTCTAAAAGAAAAAAGAGAATTATCTTACTTAAAGATTATTGCTAAGATGATTAGAGGTGAATTTAAAAAAGCCAATTCTTTATTAGAAAGTTATGTACTTGCAGATAGTATTTATTTAGAATTAAAAGCTAATTTATCTTTTATGCAGGGGAATTTAACAAAGGCTAGGAGGTTAGCAGATAAATTAGCAAATAATCAGTTAGCCGATTATTTACTTTATAATACTATTTTTCTACCTGTTTTTAATAATCTCTTTACTGGAGAGGTCTATCAAGCTCAAGAATATATTTGGAATGAATTAAATGAAAATATTCCGCTAATGGAGACTTTTATTAATTACTATTTGTTACAGACAGAGGAGTTATTACAAATAGAAGATTCAGATAAATATAAAAAAGAGTACACAAGATTTTTTAGGCAGATTGAAAGCTGTCCTTTTTCAGCTTCTTGGTATAGAATGGAGTTATTATCTAGATTAGCTCATACTGCTACTTTTATTGGTGATTATAAAACGGGAATTAACTATTTTAAGCAAGGTTTAAAACTTATTAAACAAAGAGAAGATAATTTATATGAAGCTATCTTTAAGAAGGGATTAGGTCTTAATTACTATTATAATGGGAAAGAAAAAGAGGGAATAAGTTTATTGCAACAAGCTAGGAATATATTTAATAAAATAAATAACAATTTCAATTTAGTAGTAACAGAATTATTATTAGCCTTAATTTATTATAAGCAAGATCAAAGGAAAGAATTTAAGGAGCATATCAAATTATCTTTACAAGTTGCTAGGGAGAATAACTATGATTATTTATTTTTAAAGCCTACAATAGAAGGGATTAGAGACCCTAATAAGATTGTACCACTATTAACTACAGCCACAAGCTTAAAAATTGAAGCAGAGTATGTTAATAAACTATTAAATAAGTTAGAAATTAATAGAGCAGATAGCCATCCCGGTTATTCACTAAAGGTTAGAGCATTAGGAGAATTTAAGCTTTATTGTGGTCAAAAAGAGGTTGCTCCTCAAGAGTGGAAACGAAAGAAAGCAAGGGAATTATTTGAATTATTATTAGTTAAAAGAAATAAGTTTATAGCTAGAGATAGGATATGTGAATTACTATGGCCTAATAAAGCATTAAAAACAGCTAAACAGAATTTTTATGTAGCTTTAAATAGACTAAATAAAATTTTAGAGCCAAATAGAACTAAAGGAGAAGCTCCTTTCTTTGTTATTAAAAATGATTCATCATATAAACTAAATACTGCTATTACTTATTTTTATGATGTTGAATTATTTGAGGAATTAATTACAAGGGGCAAGAATTCTAATACTGAATCAGTTAAGATTAATTATTATAAACAAGCCCTCAAGTTATACCAAGGTCAATTCTTGGAGCATAATTTATATGCTAGATGGACAATAAGAGAACGAGAGAGATTAGAAAATTTGTTTTTAGATATTGCAGCTAAGTTAATAGAATATTATTATCAAAAGGAAGGTTATAAGACAGTGATTGAATTAGCTAATAAGATTTTACAAATAGATAATTATTTTGAAAAAGCTTATCTTTATAAAGTAAAATCTTATATTCAATTAAGAAGACGTGATTTAGCGATTAAGACTTATTTAGAATGTAAAAAGATTTTAAAACAAGAATTAGGTGTAGAGCCTAATTCCAAATTACAAAAACATTATCAAATAATAAGTGTCTAA
- a CDS encoding copper ion binding protein — translation MKEVLFNVEGMSCGHCKNSVETALNDLAGVNNATVDLDAATVTVKFDDTVSEADLKAAIEDAGSYQVK, via the coding sequence ATGAAGGAAGTGCTATTTAACGTAGAAGGAATGTCCTGTGGACATTGTAAAAATTCTGTAGAGACAGCTTTAAATGACTTAGCTGGTGTTAATAATGCTACAGTAGATTTAGATGCAGCTACAGTTACAGTTAAATTTGATGATACAGTAAGTGAAGCTGATTTGAAAGCAGCTATTGAAGATGCTGGTTCTTATCAAGTTAAATAA
- a CDS encoding DUF421 domain-containing protein: MNETLVILFRSVIGFITLLIFTRVLGKQQIGQLTYFDYIIGITIGSIAASLTTDLITGTWPQWIGLAAWTAGSLLMQFITLKSRPASKYIDGESTIVIMNGKIMEENLARLRYRVTDLLEMLRNKGIFNPSEVEFAIMETNGKLSVLKKSQYQTVTAKDMNLSTDYKGLSVEIIYDGALIEQNLKQVNLDQKWLQSQLNNLGISDIKKVFLATLDTSGKLYIDTYQDDNLEVPINISDYPGAN, encoded by the coding sequence ATGAATGAAACTCTAGTCATACTATTTAGATCAGTAATTGGCTTTATTACTTTACTTATCTTCACTCGAGTCCTTGGCAAGCAACAAATTGGACAACTTACCTATTTTGATTACATCATCGGAATTACTATTGGGTCTATTGCCGCTTCTTTGACCACAGATTTAATTACTGGCACTTGGCCCCAATGGATTGGACTAGCAGCTTGGACAGCAGGTAGTTTACTTATGCAATTTATTACACTAAAATCAAGGCCAGCCTCTAAATATATTGATGGTGAATCTACCATAGTAATCATGAATGGCAAAATAATGGAGGAGAATTTAGCTAGATTACGCTATAGAGTTACTGATCTTTTAGAAATGCTTAGAAATAAAGGGATTTTTAATCCTTCCGAAGTTGAATTTGCTATTATGGAGACCAATGGAAAGTTATCAGTTTTAAAAAAATCACAATATCAAACTGTAACAGCAAAAGATATGAATCTTTCTACAGATTATAAGGGTTTAAGTGTTGAAATAATTTATGATGGGGCACTTATTGAACAAAATCTTAAACAAGTTAACCTTGATCAAAAATGGCTACAATCACAATTAAATAATTTAGGAATTAGTGATATTAAAAAAGTATTCTTAGCAACTTTAGATACTAGTGGAAAGTTGTATATTGATACTTATCAAGATGATAACTTAGAAGTACCAATTAATATTAGTGATTATCCAGGGGCCAACTAA
- a CDS encoding bacteriohemerythrin → MDKYSKTYNKLSNLGLELKFGLGLILILLISSPIAEFINQLINNYIYNGINIIVIIKITVSLILAEALLYQLVNRQVNQIEDDEIAVDDSEEDTKGIIKNIGHEISNLLIYGHELAASSQEGKAKVGDTTEMIENMTASIEEISASAQEVTSFAQESTSKTKLGRDNIKETIDSIEEINQAVDETIGTMKELNHNSQEIGEIIELITNIADQTNLLALNAAIEAARAGEHGQGFAVVADEIRELAEETANATDDIIDIVQETQNKSNQVLNSFQKVDSKAKEGKEVAQETDQVFAQIEQTSQETATMIEQTAVAAQEIAENSEELMDDARVISDIFDVVSNSSDELANMSNNINKLVNKARVDADDETNLIQWDDSYLVGVELIDDQHKELFKRINDLIKANKLNEGKEEIGKTIEFLADYTVKHFNDEEELQQEYEYPHYDAHKELHDKFVQDIKDFKVEFEAGRIDTASMMKFNKRITQWLIDHVKGIDQKLGEHIQKQQ, encoded by the coding sequence ATGGATAAATATTCGAAAACGTATAATAAGTTATCTAATTTAGGGTTAGAGTTAAAATTTGGTTTAGGATTAATTTTAATTTTATTAATTAGTTCTCCTATTGCTGAGTTTATTAATCAGTTAATAAATAATTATATTTATAATGGAATTAATATAATCGTTATCATTAAAATTACGGTTAGTTTGATTTTAGCTGAAGCTTTATTATACCAGCTTGTTAATAGACAAGTTAACCAAATTGAAGATGATGAAATAGCGGTTGATGATAGTGAGGAAGATACAAAAGGAATTATTAAAAACATAGGACATGAAATTAGCAATTTATTAATTTACGGTCATGAATTAGCGGCCTCATCGCAAGAAGGAAAGGCCAAGGTAGGAGATACAACGGAGATGATTGAGAATATGACAGCTAGTATTGAAGAAATTTCAGCTAGCGCTCAAGAAGTAACTAGTTTTGCCCAAGAATCAACTTCTAAAACAAAATTAGGAAGAGATAATATTAAAGAGACGATTGATAGTATAGAGGAGATTAATCAAGCAGTAGATGAAACAATAGGAACAATGAAGGAATTAAATCATAACTCTCAGGAAATTGGAGAAATTATAGAATTAATTACTAATATAGCAGACCAAACTAATTTATTGGCTTTAAATGCAGCAATAGAGGCTGCTAGAGCGGGAGAACATGGTCAAGGGTTTGCAGTAGTAGCAGATGAAATTAGAGAGTTAGCAGAAGAAACAGCTAATGCTACAGATGATATTATTGATATAGTTCAAGAGACACAAAATAAATCGAATCAGGTTTTAAATTCTTTTCAGAAAGTAGATAGTAAAGCTAAAGAAGGTAAAGAAGTTGCTCAGGAGACTGATCAAGTATTTGCCCAAATAGAACAGACGAGTCAAGAAACAGCTACAATGATTGAACAGACAGCTGTAGCAGCGCAAGAGATTGCTGAAAATAGTGAGGAATTAATGGATGATGCACGAGTTATTTCAGATATTTTTGATGTTGTTTCTAATTCTTCAGATGAACTAGCTAACATGAGTAATAATATAAATAAGTTAGTAAATAAGGCTAGGGTTGATGCTGATGATGAAACGAATTTAATTCAATGGGATGATAGTTATTTAGTTGGAGTAGAATTGATTGATGATCAACATAAAGAGCTATTTAAACGAATTAATGATTTAATTAAAGCTAATAAGTTAAATGAAGGTAAGGAAGAAATCGGGAAAACGATAGAATTTTTAGCTGATTATACAGTTAAACATTTTAATGATGAGGAAGAGTTACAACAAGAATATGAATATCCACATTATGATGCTCATAAAGAGCTTCATGATAAGTTTGTTCAAGATATAAAAGATTTCAAGGTTGAGTTTGAAGCAGGAAGAATAGATACAGCTAGTATGATGAAATTTAATAAACGGATTACTCAGTGGTTGATTGATCATGTAAAAGGTATTGATCAAAAACTTGGAGAGCACATTCAAAAACAGCAATAA
- a CDS encoding heavy metal translocating P-type ATPase, whose amino-acid sequence MTTAKALSKESLEIIGMSCASCAQAVENSVAELDGVKNANVNFATEKLSVEFDKSKLDISDIKAAVKDAGYEAEEDIELREVTIPIGGMSCASCAAATEKEINKLDGIEEVNVNFATEKANVKYNSEETRISEIKSAITDAGYEPLEVETGQQVDAEQERRQNEIQTLLKKLITSSVFAVPLLYIAMGHMMGLPIPEIVNPEVNPLNFAVIQLLLTIPIAIAGYKFYTDGFKLLFKGNPNMDSLIAIGTSAAIVYGLYGIVQIYTGNVEYTNNLYFESAGVIIALILLGNYLEAVSKGKTSEAIKKLMDLQATTATVIQDGEEMTIPVEEVEEEDVIVVKPGEKIPVDGIVVEGHTSVDESMLTGESIPVEKEEGDKVVGASINKNGTIKFKATKVGKDTALAQIVKLVEEAQGSKAPIADLADIVAGYFVPTVIGIAIVSSLAWYLAGSSGVFALTIFISVLVIACPCALGLATPTAIMVGTGKGAENGVLIKGGVPLETTHKIERIIFDKTGTITEGKPEVTDVITTAEYSDNQLLSLAASAEKGSEHPLGEAIVRDAEEKELEFKDINNFAAIPGHGIKVEVAGQNILFGNQKLMDDNNIEIDLQDEADRLANEGKTPMFMAVEGKLAGIVAVADTVKENSAQAIEKLHDMGIEVAMITGDNQRTANAIAKQVGIDIVRAEVLPEDKANEVRKLQDGGNQVAMVGDGINDAPALAQADIGMAIGSGTDVAMESADIVLMKDDILDVITAIQLSKATIRNIKQNLFWAFAYNSAGIPVAAGLLYIFGGPMLNPMIAAGAMSLSSVSVLTNALRLKNFKPNYKLD is encoded by the coding sequence ATGACAACTGCTAAAGCACTAAGTAAAGAATCATTAGAAATTATAGGCATGAGTTGTGCTTCATGCGCTCAAGCTGTTGAAAATAGTGTAGCTGAATTAGATGGTGTAAAAAATGCTAATGTTAACTTTGCTACTGAAAAACTAAGTGTTGAGTTTGATAAATCAAAGTTAGATATAAGTGATATTAAAGCAGCAGTAAAAGATGCCGGTTATGAAGCAGAAGAGGATATAGAATTAAGAGAGGTTACAATTCCTATAGGAGGTATGAGTTGTGCTTCGTGCGCAGCAGCAACAGAAAAAGAAATTAATAAGTTAGATGGAATAGAGGAAGTAAATGTTAACTTTGCAACAGAGAAGGCAAATGTAAAGTATAATTCTGAGGAGACTAGAATCTCAGAGATTAAATCAGCAATTACTGATGCTGGATATGAACCATTAGAGGTTGAGACAGGTCAACAAGTTGATGCTGAACAGGAACGAAGACAAAATGAGATACAGACTTTATTAAAGAAACTTATTACTTCATCAGTGTTTGCAGTCCCATTACTCTATATAGCAATGGGACATATGATGGGGTTGCCAATTCCTGAAATCGTAAATCCAGAAGTTAATCCACTAAACTTTGCAGTAATTCAGTTATTATTAACTATTCCTATAGCAATAGCAGGTTATAAATTTTATACAGATGGGTTTAAGTTACTATTTAAAGGTAATCCTAATATGGATTCTCTAATAGCCATTGGTACCTCGGCTGCTATAGTCTATGGATTATATGGGATAGTACAGATTTATACTGGTAATGTAGAGTATACTAATAATCTATACTTTGAAAGTGCAGGAGTTATTATTGCTTTAATTTTATTAGGAAACTACTTAGAAGCAGTTTCTAAGGGTAAGACTTCAGAAGCAATTAAGAAGTTAATGGACTTACAAGCAACAACTGCTACTGTAATTCAGGATGGAGAAGAGATGACTATTCCTGTAGAGGAAGTTGAAGAAGAAGATGTTATTGTAGTAAAACCAGGTGAGAAGATTCCAGTTGATGGTATTGTAGTTGAAGGACATACCTCTGTTGATGAATCAATGTTAACTGGTGAGAGTATCCCAGTTGAAAAAGAAGAAGGCGATAAGGTAGTAGGTGCAAGTATTAATAAGAATGGAACTATTAAATTTAAGGCTACAAAAGTAGGTAAGGATACAGCCTTGGCCCAAATTGTTAAATTAGTAGAAGAGGCTCAAGGTTCTAAAGCCCCAATAGCTGATCTAGCTGATATTGTTGCCGGTTACTTTGTACCAACTGTAATTGGAATTGCTATTGTATCTAGTTTGGCTTGGTATCTAGCTGGTTCTAGTGGAGTTTTTGCCTTAACTATCTTTATTTCTGTATTAGTTATTGCTTGCCCCTGTGCTCTAGGTTTAGCTACACCGACAGCTATTATGGTTGGTACTGGTAAGGGAGCAGAAAATGGTGTTTTGATCAAAGGTGGAGTTCCTTTAGAAACAACTCATAAGATAGAAAGAATTATTTTTGATAAAACTGGTACCATTACTGAAGGAAAGCCAGAGGTTACAGATGTTATAACTACTGCAGAATATAGTGATAATCAATTATTAAGCTTAGCAGCTTCAGCAGAAAAAGGTTCTGAACATCCATTAGGTGAGGCAATTGTAAGAGATGCTGAAGAAAAAGAATTAGAATTTAAAGATATTAATAATTTTGCGGCTATACCTGGTCATGGAATTAAAGTAGAAGTTGCAGGTCAGAATATCCTATTTGGAAATCAAAAGTTAATGGATGATAATAATATAGAGATCGATTTACAAGATGAAGCAGATAGATTAGCTAATGAAGGGAAAACACCAATGTTTATGGCCGTTGAAGGTAAATTAGCAGGAATTGTTGCTGTAGCTGATACTGTTAAAGAAAATAGTGCTCAAGCAATTGAAAAGCTTCATGATATGGGGATTGAAGTTGCTATGATTACAGGTGATAACCAAAGAACAGCTAATGCTATTGCCAAACAAGTAGGTATCGATATTGTGCGAGCAGAAGTATTACCTGAAGATAAAGCAAATGAGGTAAGAAAGTTACAAGATGGAGGTAACCAGGTTGCTATGGTTGGTGATGGCATTAATGATGCCCCGGCCTTGGCCCAAGCTGATATTGGAATGGCTATTGGTTCGGGAACAGATGTTGCTATGGAATCAGCTGATATAGTATTAATGAAGGATGATATTCTAGATGTAATAACAGCGATTCAATTAAGTAAAGCTACAATTAGAAATATTAAGCAGAATTTATTCTGGGCCTTTGCTTATAATTCAGCCGGTATTCCAGTTGCAGCAGGTTTATTATATATCTTTGGTGGGCCAATGCTTAATCCAATGATTGCTGCTGGAGCAATGTCATTAAGTTCAGTTTCTGTTTTAACTAATGCATTAAGATTAAAGAACTTCAAGCCTAACTATAAATTGGATTAA
- a CDS encoding metal-sensitive transcriptional regulator has product MSSYQDQKDNLLSRLNRVEGQICGIKKMIEEDKYCVDVLTQISAVKGALNKVGMTVLESHTKGCVSDTIESKADSDEVIEELMEVIFKFTNK; this is encoded by the coding sequence ATGAGCTCATATCAAGACCAAAAAGATAACTTATTATCCCGCTTAAATAGAGTTGAAGGACAAATTTGTGGTATTAAAAAAATGATAGAAGAAGATAAATACTGTGTTGATGTTTTAACTCAAATAAGTGCTGTCAAGGGAGCTTTAAATAAAGTAGGAATGACTGTTTTAGAGTCACATACTAAAGGTTGTGTTAGTGATACTATTGAGTCTAAAGCCGATAGTGATGAAGTTATTGAAGAATTAATGGAGGTAATCTTTAAATTTACTAATAAATAA